The genomic region AGCCAGCAACTGGCTGAACTGCTGGAGCAGTGGCTCTCCCCCCTGCTCGCGGCCCTTGAGCCCCTACCCCAGCTTGTAATTCACCGGATCGTGCACGGTGGTGCCCACTTCAGCGCTCCCACCCTGCTGAGCTCGCAGGTGCTGGCGGAGCTGGCAAACCTGGTGCCCCTGGCCCCGCTGCACAACGGCCCAGCGCTGGAGGCAATCAACTGGCTGCAAGGCCAACTCGAGGGTCAACTGGAGGGCAGCGCCATCCAGCAGTGGGCCTGCTTCGACACCGCCTTCCACGCCAGCCTCAGCGAAGCTGCCTCCACCTACGCCATACCGGCGCCTTGGCGCCAGCAGGGCCTGCGCCGCTTCGGCTTCCATGGCCTAAACCACCAGCACGTGGGCGAAACGGTGGCAGCCCGAGAGCCAGACATACGCCGCCTGATCAGCTGCCAGCTCGGCGCCGGCTGCTCCCTCTGCGCGATCGAAATCGATCCCCAGGGCCAGCCGCGCAGCGTCGACACCACGATGGGCTTCACGCCGCTCGAGGGACTGGTGATGGCCAGCCGCAGCGGCAGCGTGGATCCAGGGCTGCTGCTGCACCTGCTGCGCCAGGGCATTGGCGTCTCCGAACTGGATACGGCCCTTAACCGCCAGAGCGGCCTGCTGGGTCTATCCGAGCACAGCGGAGACATGCGGGAGCTGCGCCTCCAGGCTGGCGAGGGCCACCGGGGCGCCCAGCTGGCAATCGCGGTGTTCCGCCACCGGCTACTGCAAGGGATTGGGGCCATGGCAGCCAGCCTCGGAGGAGTGGAGGCCATCGCCCTCAGCGGCGGTATCGGCGAACACGACGACGCCCTCGCCACCGAACTGGAGCAGGCCCTGGCCTGGTTGCCCGGGCTGCGCTGGCTGCGGGTGGCCGCCGATGAGGAAGGGTTGATGGTGCGGCTGATTGCAAAGAGCTGTGTCACCAGCCGGCGGACAGGCCAACGGCTGGCTTAACAACGAGCCCAAACAGCCTGCGGGCGATGGGCTTCTTCGTCAAACTCACCGATGCCATCGCCGACCGCCAGTCGCTGCTGGTTACCGGGCTTGATCCCAACCCGGAGATGTTGCAGAGCTGGGCAGCGAGGCGGGGCCTAGCGGGCCGCTCCTTCCTCAGCCAGGCCCGCCATTGGATCAAGGCGGTGATCGAGGCCACAGCGCCCCATGTGTGCGCCTACAAGCCCAGCCTTGGTTTTTATCAGGCCCTTGGGCCGGTGGGACTGGAGCTGCTGCTGGAGGTGCGCGACCTGGTGCCCCGCGATCTCCCCCTGATCATCGACGCCAAACACGGCGACCTCAACTCCTCCTCTGCCCTGGCCCACTACCTGTTCAAAGATCTGGGCGCCGATGCGGTGACCCTCTCCCCCCTGGCTGGCCAGGACATCGCTGCCCCCTTCCTGCTCTATCCAGACAAGGCCGTGGTGATGACCTGCCACAGCTCAAACCAGGCGGCGCGCCAGATCCAGCACTACCCGAATGAGGAGACACCTCTCTACCTGCAGATTGTGCGCGAGACCCAGCTGTGGGCCACCCCGGACCAGCTGTTGCTGGAGGTGGGAACCAGTGATCCGCTAATCCTGGCGCGGGTGCGGGCCGAAGCGCCCGAGCGCTTCTTGATCCTGCGCAGCCTCTGGGGGGAAGAGGAAAAGCTCGACGCCATGCTGCAGGCCGGCCTGGGGGCCGCCGCCGATGGGCTGCTGCTGCCCCTACCTCAAAACCTGCTGGTAGAAGACGACATGGCCAGTCGAGCCGAGGCGCTCAAACAGCAGATCACGGCAAAGCGGCACCAGTGGCTGGAAAATCACGACAAAGGCAACGCTGATACCTGTGCCCTGTGGCTACCTGAGAAGCAACCAAGCGCCGACCCGCTCGAGAGCCTGATTGTTGATCTGTTCGACATCGGCTGCCTGCTATTCGGCGATTACGTACAAGCCTCGGGCGCGGTCTTCAATTACTACGTCGATCTGCGCCAGATCATCTCCGACCCAAACCTGTTCCACCGAGTGCTCCACGCCTATGCCGGCAAGCTGCAGGGCCTCGAATTTGACCGCATCGCCGGCATCCCCTACGGCTCCTTGCCCACCGCCACTGGGCTTTCACTGCAACTGCACAAGCCGCTGATCTATCCCCGCAAGGAGGTAAAGGCCCATGGCGCCCGGCGCCTGATCGAGGGCGACTTTGAGGAGGGCGACCGGGTGGTGGTGGTAGACGACATCTTGATCACAGGCGGCAGCGTCCTAGAGGGCATCGGCAAGCTGGAGAGCTCGGGCCTGACGGTGCAGGACGTGGTGGTGTTCATCGACCATGGCGGCGACCATGACCGCCGCGCCCGGGAGCGTCTGGCGGCGGCGGGCTACAGCTGCCATTCCGTGCTGGACATCGCCCAGATCACCGCTGTGCTGCAGCGGGCCAGCCGGCTCAGCGATGCCCAGGCCGCGAGCCTCGGCTCAGCCCATGCCAACTCAGCCCAGCCGTGATCGCGACCCTCTTTGCCCAGGCACCCCTCTTTGCTCAGGCACCAGGTCTTAATGGAGTGCCCTTGGAGGGCCAGCTGCTGTTTATCGGCCTGCTGTTTCTAGGCACCTTGGCGATCAGCCGGTTCTCTGTCCAGATCGGAATCCCGGCGATTCTCGGGGTGCTGCTGCTGGGCCTAGCTATCAACATCAAAAGTCTCAACGTCTCCCACGAACAGGCCGAAAGCCTGCATGTATTCGCCCTGGCCCTGCTGCTTTTTTATGCGGGGCTGAAAACGGATATCAAAACTATCCGGGGCTTTTTGGAATATGGCCTGGCCCTTGCGGTAGGCGGTGTCGCGATTGCCACGGGTCTGCTGGCCGGCCTGATCTGGCTGCTTTCTTCCGCTGGTGGAAACCAACTGGCACCAGGACTCAGCAACGCCATGCCCCTGGGGGCCGCCCTACTGATTGCCGCCTGCCTGGG from Cyanobium sp. Tous-M-B4 harbors:
- a CDS encoding acetate/propionate family kinase, with amino-acid sequence MTHALVVNTGSSSVKLALCDASGRRLWQEQRSWGLPQADSGSQQLAELLEQWLSPLLAALEPLPQLVIHRIVHGGAHFSAPTLLSSQVLAELANLVPLAPLHNGPALEAINWLQGQLEGQLEGSAIQQWACFDTAFHASLSEAASTYAIPAPWRQQGLRRFGFHGLNHQHVGETVAAREPDIRRLISCQLGAGCSLCAIEIDPQGQPRSVDTTMGFTPLEGLVMASRSGSVDPGLLLHLLRQGIGVSELDTALNRQSGLLGLSEHSGDMRELRLQAGEGHRGAQLAIAVFRHRLLQGIGAMAASLGGVEAIALSGGIGEHDDALATELEQALAWLPGLRWLRVAADEEGLMVRLIAKSCVTSRRTGQRLA
- a CDS encoding bifunctional orotidine-5'-phosphate decarboxylase/orotate phosphoribosyltransferase, which gives rise to MGFFVKLTDAIADRQSLLVTGLDPNPEMLQSWAARRGLAGRSFLSQARHWIKAVIEATAPHVCAYKPSLGFYQALGPVGLELLLEVRDLVPRDLPLIIDAKHGDLNSSSALAHYLFKDLGADAVTLSPLAGQDIAAPFLLYPDKAVVMTCHSSNQAARQIQHYPNEETPLYLQIVRETQLWATPDQLLLEVGTSDPLILARVRAEAPERFLILRSLWGEEEKLDAMLQAGLGAAADGLLLPLPQNLLVEDDMASRAEALKQQITAKRHQWLENHDKGNADTCALWLPEKQPSADPLESLIVDLFDIGCLLFGDYVQASGAVFNYYVDLRQIISDPNLFHRVLHAYAGKLQGLEFDRIAGIPYGSLPTATGLSLQLHKPLIYPRKEVKAHGARRLIEGDFEEGDRVVVVDDILITGGSVLEGIGKLESSGLTVQDVVVFIDHGGDHDRRARERLAAAGYSCHSVLDIAQITAVLQRASRLSDAQAASLGSAHANSAQP